The Castanea sativa cultivar Marrone di Chiusa Pesio chromosome 11, ASM4071231v1 genome contains a region encoding:
- the LOC142616815 gene encoding secreted RxLR effector protein 161-like → MFLTNCTHPDIAYAVGRLSRYTHNPSIEHWDAISRLLRYLKGTFDYGLSYCGYPAILEGYCDANWISDTDEVKSTSGYVFTLAERAISWKSSKQTCIARSTMESELVALEKAGSKAKWLSSLLIDIPLYTNSIASICMHCDCQTTITRAKNKIYNGKSRHI, encoded by the coding sequence ATGTTTTTGACAAACTGTACTCACCCTGATATTGCATATGCTGTTGGTAGATTGAGTAGATATACTCATAATCCTAGTATTGAACATTGGGATGCAATATCTAGACTGTTAAGATATTTAAAAGGcacttttgattatggtttgtcATATTGTGGTTATCCTGCTATATTAGAAGGATATTGTGATGCTAATTGGATTTCTGATACAGATGAGGTAAAGTCCACTAGTGGATATGTGTTCACACTAGCTGAAAGGGCTATCTCTTGGAAATCATCCAAGCAGACTTGTATAGCGAGATCCACCATGGAATCAGAGTTAGTAGCCTTAGAAAAGGCTGGGTCTAAAGCCAAGTGGCTTAGCAGTTTGTTAATTGATATACCATTGTATACTAACTCTATTGCCTCTATTTGCATGCATTGTGATTGCCAGACTACCATAACACGTGCTAAGAACAAAATCTATAATGGGAAAAGTCGACATATCTAA
- the LOC142616816 gene encoding uncharacterized protein LOC142616816: MERQMNYITSNECQIPSLKIQECMILILEIGVAGSVAFSRDRMNMGAVIIGLHSIRKKLLGTDIHLWDELNGRYGFEDEGAKKFATAKFMSFQMVEEKSVFSQIEDFQKLVSDLAKECDVLPESFVAHGLVFKLPDSWKEYKHRARGNINNKGSTSNKANVVQIEKIITAVVCEAHLVTKVKGWVVDSACTRHIGAFKEEFSSYTPMAEGTECVYVGDNRSVLVSGKGKVLLKLTFGKTLSRNNVLHVPHFRHNLISVHLLGKAGIKVLFDGGIVTLTKNKIFVGKSYDDEGLFVLNVDQVINESGSSSCAYLVDSIDVWHGRLGHVNLGYIKKMKECGIINSLSEENMDKCEICAKTKIIKKPCKSITRETELLGLVHSDLGYACNSSCYRFLIIKSDILESYTIIESENAIFFEHVFPLKNKEKVLHDSIEISNDFVDDVQEIRRSKRARKEKDYGNNFLAYVVEDEHVSYYDAIKSIDAPFWLEAINNELESIMSNHTWELVELPPKVKPIGCKWVFKRKLKPDGTIDKFKACLVAKGYKQKHNVDYFDTYSPVTRIASIRILFDIASIYKLVHQMDVKTTFLNGDLEEEIYMEQPEGFVVLGQEHKVCKLVKSLYGLKQAPKQWHEKFDNVMLTHGYVINGADKCIYSKFINNEGVIICLYVDDLLIFGTSLDVVHDTKHFLASNFDMKDLGEANIILGIKILRDNDCITLSQSHYVEKILKKFKHFDMSPMSTPFDSKVHLFKNRGDSVS, from the exons ATGGAGAGACAAATGAACTACATCACTAGCAATGAGTGTCAAATTCCAAGTCTAAAAATTCAAGAATGCATGATTTTGATACTTGAAATTGGAGTTGCTGGTTCAGTCGCATTTTCAAGAGACAGGATGAATATGGGTGCTGTTATAATTGGGCTACATTCAATTCGAAAAAAACTTCTTGGAACTGATATAC ATTTATGGGATGAACTTAATGGTCGTTATGGGTTTGAGGATGAGGGTGCTAAAAAGTTTGCTACGGCTAAATTTATGTCTTTTCAAATGGTTGAGGAAAAAAGTGTTTTTAGTCAAATtgaagattttcaaaaattagtaTCCGACTTAGCTAAAGAGTGTGATGTCTTACCCGAGAGTTTTGTGGCTCATGGCCTTGTGTTTAAGTTGCCGGACTCTTGGAAAGAGTATAAACACAG GGCAAGAGGTAACATCAACAACAAAGGCTCTACATCAAATAAGGCAAATGTGGTGCAAATCGAAAAGATCATTACGGCGGTGGTATGTGAGGCACACTTGGTGACAAAAGTGAAGGGATGGGTAGTTGACTCGGCTTGCACAAGACACATTGGTGCATTCAAAGAGGAGTTTAGTTCCTACACTCCTATGGCGGAAGGAACTGAATGTGTCTATGTTGGGGACAATAGGTCGGTGCTGGTGAGTGGTAAAGGGAAGGTACTCTTGAAGCTAACTTTCGGTAAAACTCTTTCACGCAATAATGTCCTTCATGTACCTCACTTTAGACATAATCTCATTTCGGTACATTTACTTGGTAAGGCCGGTATTAAAGTTTTATTTGATGGTGGCATAGTTACTTTAACTAAGAATAAAATCTTTGTTGGTAAGAGCTATGATGATGAAGGTCTTTTTGTACTTAATGTTGATCAAGTTATTAATGAAAGTGGTTCATCTTCTTGTGCTTACTTAGTTGATTCCATTGATGTTTGGCATGGTAGACTTGGACATGTAAATCTTGgctatataaagaaaatgaaagaatgtgGAATTATTAACTCACTAAGTGAAGAAAATATGGACAAATGTGAAATTTGTGCCAAAACTAAAATCATTAAGAAACCTTGTAAATCCATAACAAGAGAAACCGAGCTTCTTGGATTGGTACATAGTGACTTGGGTTATGCTTGCAATAGTTCATGCTATAGATTTCTTATCATCAAAAGTGATATATTAGAATCATACACTATTATTGAATCCGAAAATGCCATATTCTTTGAGCATGTGTttcctttgaaaaataaggaaaaagtaTTGCATGATTCTATTGAAATTTCTAATGACTTTGTTGATGATGTGCAAGAAATAAGAAGGAGCAAGCGAGCTAGGAAGGAAAAGGATTACGGTAACAATTTCCTTGCCTATGTTGTTGAAGATGAACATGTAAGTTACTATGATGCAATTAAATCCATAGATGCACCTTTTTGGTTGGAAGCAATTAATAATGAATTAGAATCTATTATGTCTAATCATACTTGGGAATTAGTTGAGCTTCCACCCAAGGttaaacctattggttgcaaatgggtgtttaaaaggaaattaaaaccGGATGGTACAATTGATAAGTTTAAAGCTTGCTTAGTAGCCAAGGGctataagcaaaaacataatGTGGATTATTTTGATACTTATTCTCCAGTTACTAGAATTGCAtctattagaattttatttgacATTGCTTCTATTTACAAACTTgtacatcaaatggatgttaaaACTACTTTTCTAAATGGTgatttagaagaagaaatttatatggagcAACCCGAGGGTTTTGTAGTTCTTGGACAAGAACATAAAGTTTGTAAGTTGGTTAAATCTTTATATGgtttaaaacaagcacctaaacaATGGCATGAAAAATTTGATAATGTTATGCTTACACATGGGTATGTGATCAATGGTGCCGATAAATGCATATATAGCAAGTTTATTAATAATGAAGGtgttattatatgtttatatgttgatgacTTACTTATATTTGGAACTAGTCTTGATGTTGTGCATGATACTAAACACTTTCTTGCCTctaattttgatatgaaagatttgGGTGAGGCAAATATAATCTTGGGCATCAAGATCCTTAGGGATAATGATTGCATTACACTATCACAATCTCACTATGTAgagaaaattcttaaaaagtttaaacactttgataTGTCACCTATGTCTACTCCTTTTGACTCAAAGGTTCACTTGTTTAAAAATCGTGGTGATAGTGTTTCATAA